The sequence below is a genomic window from Streptococcus pantholopis.
CACTATCACGGCCGCGCTCCTCCAAAATAGCCCGAGCAACCTCAATCATTGAAAGCTCATCTTTTTCCTGTCCAGCTAATACTTCTAATTCCAAAATCCTTCTCCTTTTAACAAGATACAAAGGCCGTTTAAAGCTCACAGCAAAAATAGGAAAACTGACGAAGAGTCGCTAAGACTCTAGGAAGTTTTATCTTTTTTGCAAAGAGCTTAGGCCGTGTTCAATTACACAAGATACAAAGGCCGTTTAAAGCTCACAGCAAAAATAGGAAAATTGACGAAGAGTCGCTAAGACTCTAGGAAATTTTATCTTTTTTGCACAGCTCTTAGGCCGTGTTCAATTACACAAGATACAAGGCCGTTTAAAGAGCAAAGCAAAAGGCGGTAAGCCAGAAATCTGTGATTTCGTCTGCCACCCCTACCAAGACGGCTAAACATAAGCGGAAAAATTTAGCCCTCTAAATCATTTCAAGCGCTTCCCGCAGACATACAGCTATGCACTTTTTAATCTATACAGCCTTAGCTCTGTACTCAGTGTTACAGTGCCTTCTGTCTTCATATATTTTGCATTCTCTATTTTACGCTAAAAATCACTTTTCGTCAAAACATTTACCATTTTTACTCCTGGGAATTTCTCTGCTTAATCAGGTCTAGAACTTCTTTCATATCTCTGGCCTTTGTATCGGCTTGAGACTGGTCAACAGCCATTCTTTTTTCTTCATAAGCAATTGTATAAATCCCAGCGCTTTTAGCCGCTTTAATTCCGGAAGGCGAGTCCTCCACTACCAGCGCTTGAGAAGGAAATAAATCAAAATAGTTTAAGACAAACTGATAAATAGCTGGATCGGGCTTGCTTTTGGGAAAATCTTCACCGCTGACAACTAAATCAAAGGCCTCTTTAATCCCGCAGTTTTTCAAAATATCTAAAAGATATGATTTCTGCGTTGATGAAGCAACCGCAAGCGATATATGCTGTGCTTTGGCGTACTGTAAAATTGCTGTGATGTCTGTTCTAAACAAAGGCAGGTAGGCAGCGGGATGATATTTTTTCTGCTCAATCCTTCTGAGCCCCTGTTCAATATCATCAAAAGTCAGATGCGTCTTGGTAAGTGCCTTGATCCGAGCCAGTAAATCCTGCCCAGAACGTCCGACTAAATGAGAAAAATCGTCATGAGTCAATTGCTCAGGAAATGAGGAAAGAGATTTAATATAAGCGCTCTGAAGCTGAAAATCCAAATATTCCGTATCAACAATGACCCCATCCATGTCAAAAATAATAGCTTTTATCATAGCAACTCCCGGCTTTAGCAATAAATTCAGCCGTCCTGGCTGCAGCAGCTGCAGAGCCAATCAGGCAGAAGCTCTTTTATACCTCCAGTATAGCAAAATAATCAAAGAAGAACCATTTATAATTAAGACTTTAACAGTCACTATAAAAAGGCAGACATAAAAAACCAGATGCAGCCATCTGGTTTTTAGCTTTATTTTACTTTTGCTGTGCTTGTCACTGCTTCGACCGCTTTTTTCATTGCAATATCATGTTTAAGCATATCTGCTGAAAGAAGATTGCGAACCTGTTCGTTAGGCATATTGTATTCAGCAGCAAGTTCTGTAACTTCTTTTTCAATTTCTTCTTCTGTTGCTTCAAAATCTTCAGCCTTAGCAATCGCTTCAATGACGAGATTAGTCTTGGTCCGTTTTTCAGCATCGACTTCATATTGTTTATGAAGGTCTTCCTCAGTCGTTCCTGTCAACTGATAATACATTTCTGGTGAAATACCTTGACGCTGCATATTATTCATAAATTCATTCATTGCACGATGAACTTCTGCGTCAACCATTTCTTCAGGCAGTTCAACAATCTCAGCATTTTCAACAGCCAATTCAAGCGCAGCACCTTCAACAGCATCATCATAAGCTTTTTTCTTATCAGCTGCTAATTCGTCCCGATATTTAGCTTTCAGCTCTTCAAGGGTTTCCACCTCTTCATCGATATCTTTTGCCAGTTCATCATCAAGCTCCGGTACTTCTTTTGCCTTTACTTCATGAACAGTTGTGACAAATTTTGCCGCCTTGCCGGCCAAATCTTCAGATTGGTAATCTTCTGGGAATGTCACATTGACATCAAGGGTTTCCCCTGCCTTGCTGCCGACCAGCTGTTCTTCAAAACCAGGTATGAACTGTCCTGAACCAAGTTCAAGAGAGAAATTATCCCCTTTGCCGCCATCAAATTCAACACCATCAACTGAACCGACAAAGTCAATAACAACAGTATCCCCTTCTTCAGCAGCATCATC
It includes:
- a CDS encoding HAD family hydrolase; translated protein: MIKAIIFDMDGVIVDTEYLDFQLQSAYIKSLSSFPEQLTHDDFSHLVGRSGQDLLARIKALTKTHLTFDDIEQGLRRIEQKKYHPAAYLPLFRTDITAILQYAKAQHISLAVASSTQKSYLLDILKNCGIKEAFDLVVSGEDFPKSKPDPAIYQFVLNYFDLFPSQALVVEDSPSGIKAAKSAGIYTIAYEEKRMAVDQSQADTKARDMKEVLDLIKQRNSQE
- the tig gene encoding trigger factor, translated to MSTSFENTATNRGLITFTIGQDKIQPALDQTFNKVKKDLNVPGFRKGRIPRAIFNQRFGEEALYEDTLNAILPAAYDAAVAELGLDVVAQPKIDVKSMEKGADWTLTAEVVTKPEVKLGDYKNLEVSVDVDQEVTDAEIDQKVEAERNNLAELVLKDDAAEEGDTVVIDFVGSVDGVEFDGGKGDNFSLELGSGQFIPGFEEQLVGSKAGETLDVNVTFPEDYQSEDLAGKAAKFVTTVHEVKAKEVPELDDELAKDIDEEVETLEELKAKYRDELAADKKKAYDDAVEGAALELAVENAEIVELPEEMVDAEVHRAMNEFMNNMQRQGISPEMYYQLTGTTEEDLHKQYEVDAEKRTKTNLVIEAIAKAEDFEATEEEIEKEVTELAAEYNMPNEQVRNLLSADMLKHDIAMKKAVEAVTSTAKVK